Sequence from the Streptomyces sp. NBC_00440 genome:
TCGATGACCTGGTACTTGCATTTGATTGCTGTACAACACTCATGCTGAACTCCCTCCAAGTGAACTGCTGTGACACAGCGGTCTCTTGGCCGGGCCCGATCCGACCTCAGCGGTCGATCTGCCCCTTTGCGTAACGGCGAATTCGTTCGTAGCCCACGAGTTGCCCTTGCAGGTCGAGGGAAACCCGGTACGTGGCCATCACGCTGGCGGTGTCAGGAACCTTTTCGAGCTCCACGACCTCAATGTCCGCGGACCAGCCGTCGTCCACCGCCTTCAGGGCGGAGACCGAACTGGGCTCACACTGCAGCAATTCACCGAGCTGACCTGCGGCTCGCCGCATCGCGGTAGGAACATCGAGACGCTCGCGGCTTTCACTGTCCTTACTGTCCGTCGTAGCCATCATCCCGCCTGTCGCGCACTGAAAGACTTCACCGACCCCGAATAGAAGTCCGGTGACCGCTTGTGCGGTTGTAGAGCGCGTGCCCCTGAGTACGGAACGTATGCCTCTCCCCTGAGGCACCCATTTCCGTACCGTCGCGTAACCGTCCCGTAGCTGTCGCGTACAAGCGAAGATCGAAATTGCGGATCCAGTCCGCGTGCAGGTCACAGCGGGGGGCGTTGAGCCGCGTCATGCCGGACTGCCGATACGGCGGTGATCACGACAGCAGACGGCATG
This genomic interval carries:
- a CDS encoding gas vesicle protein GvpO — protein: MATTDSKDSESRERLDVPTAMRRAAGQLGELLQCEPSSVSALKAVDDGWSADIEVVELEKVPDTASVMATYRVSLDLQGQLVGYERIRRYAKGQIDR